The Flavobacterium galactosidilyticum nucleotide sequence CTAGAAAAGATATAGATGCTTTGTATACCAAACATGTTTTGCATTCTTTGGGAATTGCCAAAATAATGAAATTTGAACCTGGAACTTATGTATTGGATGTGGGGACTGGCGGTGGATTTCCTGGAATTCCATTGGCGATTCTATTTCCAGAAACTCGTTTTCATTTGATTGACATCATTGCTAAGAAGATAAAAGTAGTTCAAGGTGTTGTAGATGCTTTAGAATTGAAAAATGTTAAAGCAGAACAACTACGCGCTGAGAATGTCAAAGGGGATTTCGATTTTATAGTGAGCCGCGCTGTGACAAATATGCCTGATTTCGTTTCTTGGGTGAAAACCAAAATCAAGAAAAATAATAAGCATGAGCTTAAAAACGGAATACTTTATCTGAAAGGTGGAGATTTAACCGAAGAATTAAAAGATTTTCCAAAGGCCACAGAATATAATTTAGCTGATTTTTTTGAAGACGAGTTTTTTGAAACTAAAAAAGTAGTGCATTTGCCATTGAAGTTTGTGGTATAGTAAAAAGTCTTAAAGTCGAAAGAAAGGCAGAGTGAAAAAACGAAATGTAAAAAGCCGAATCTAAAAATTTAGATTCGGCTTTTTTATGATTGTAAAGTTCTTTAAGACTTTCGACTTTCAAACTTTAAGATTTATTTACTCTCCTAAAAAAGGGTATCTGTAATCTACTGGAGTTACAAAAGTTTCTTTTATAGTTCTTGCAGAAGTCCAACGCAATAAGTTTTGCATAGAACCAGCTTTATCATTTGTTCCTGATCCTCTTGCCCCACCAAATGGTTGCATTCCTACAACTGCTCCAGTTGGTTTATCATTGATGTAGAAGTTCCCTGCAGCATTTTGCAATTTTACTGTAGCTTCTTCAATTGCGTAACGATCTTGACTGAAAACAGCGCCGGTTAAAGCGTACTCAGAAGTAGTATCTACTAGTTCTAAAGTCTCTGCCCATTTAGCATCTTCATATACATAAATGGTTACTACAGGTCCGAATAATTCCGTTTCCATTGTAGTGTATTTAGGGTTTGTTGTCAAAATAACGGTTGGTTCAATGAAATATCCTTTAGATTTATCATAGTTTCCACCAATGATTACTTCAGCATCAGTATCTTTTTTAGCTTGGTCAATAAATTTTGCTAATTTGTCGAATGAAGCTTCAGAAATAACAGCAGTAATAAAGTTACTCATGTCTTCTGGAGAACCCATTTTCATCGATTTTAAATCGGTTTCTAATTGCACTTTCACAGCTGGCCACAAGCTTTGCGGAATATATACACGAGAAGCAGCACTACATTTTTGACCTTGGTACTCAAAAGCACCGCGAGAAATTCCTGTAGTTACCTGTTTTGGGTTAGCTGATGGATGTGCGATAATAAAATCTTTTCCACCTGTTTCTCCTACAATTCTTGGATATGTTTTGTATTTGCTGATGTTTGTACCAATTTTTGCCCAAATATCATTGAATACTCCTGTTGAACCCGTAAAGTGAACTCCTGCGAAATCTGGACTTGCTAATAACGTTTCCGTTACCATTCCTGAATCTCCCATTACCATATTGATTACACCATCAGGTAATCCTGCTTCTTTAAAGATTTGCATCAATAAGTTAGCTGAATATACTTGAGTTGCTGCCGGTTTCCAAACTACTACATTCCCCATTAATGCTGCACTTGCAGGTAAATTCCCAGCAATAGCAGTAAAGTTAAATGGAGTAATAGCATATACAAAACCTTCTAATGCTCTGTATTCAACACGATTCCACATGTCTGAATTAGATTTTGGTTGCTCGCTATAAATTTGGGTCATGTACTCTACGTTGAAACGTAAAAAGTCAATTAATTCACAAGAAGCATCAATTTCTGCCTGATAAATAGACTTAGATTGTGCAATCATTGTTGCGGCATTTATTTTAGCTCTATAAGGCCCAGCAATTAATTCAGCTGCTTTTAAGAAAATTCCAGCACGTTGTTCCCATGCCATTTTTGTCCAAGCTGTTCTAGTTTTTAGCGCTGTAGCAATAGCTCCTTCGATATGTGATTTTTCAGCTAGATGATAGGTTCCTACGATGTGTTGGTGATCGTGAGGCGCTGACATTGTTTTAGTGTTTCCAGTTCTAATTTCTTCGCTTCCAATGTAAAGAGGTACATCTATAGTAGCGTTCCACATTTCTTTGTAAGCTGCAAGTACAGCTGCTCTTTCTGGTGAGTTAGGTGCGTAGCTTTTTACAGGCTCGTTTACCGCTTTAGGTACATGAAAAAATCCTTTTAACATAGTTGTAAAATTATAAAATTAGAATATTGCGTTGTGTGTTTACTTATAAAACACAAAAGTACAAAGGATTCTTTAAAATAATGATGTTTTCAGTGCTAAAGTAAATACAATATTTAATGGTACTTGTGTTTTAGCCCTGATAGAAATGGAAAGCTTTTAATGGTGTCGTTATATTTTTTCTTGTAAAATAAGAGCGACTTTAGAAGCTCCTTATTTTACTTAGAAAAAAATAGACGAGAATATAAAAACTTGAAATGGAGAGCAGGACTAGCTCCTGAATTAAATTCTAAAATCTAGTTTAAGGCAAACGGAGCGCACAATCTAAAAGAGGGCACTATTACTTTAAAGTTTCTAGTGGAGGTGAAATTAATCATGTTAAAATGGCCTTTCATAGCACCATAAGGCGATGCTAGCAAGCAACCAGAGATGTAGGTATGTAGTTCTCCAGGTTTTAATACTGGTTTTTTTCCTATAACTCCTTCTCCGTCAATGGTTTCTATGTCGTTAAGAGAGTCAAAAATTTCCCAATGGCGAGAAATAAGTTGCACGGAATCTTTACTGTGGTTTTCAATAGTTATTTGATAACTAAAGGCAAAGTGAATCTTGTAGTTTTTGAAGTAGGTTCCTTCAAAACTAGTCAGTACTGATATTTTTATGCCTCGTGTTATTTGAGAAACCATAATTATTGATTGAATTCGTTTTTTGCTTGTGTCAAAATTACAAAAAATTGATGTTGCTTTGCCAAATTGCAAGAAAGATTTTTTTAGTTGATTATATTCAATGAATTGGCAGTTCCTTTACCAATAACTCTGTCATAACGGTCTATGCCGGCTCTGTAATACACTAAGATCGAATAATCATTTTCGGTTTGATAAAAATTACCGTCAATAGCATTTTCATAATCTATAACTCCTTTCTTATCAGCGATTGTG carries:
- the rsmG gene encoding 16S rRNA (guanine(527)-N(7))-methyltransferase RsmG, with translation MDEILKYFPNLTALQREQFEKLDFLYHDWNEKINVISRKDIDALYTKHVLHSLGIAKIMKFEPGTYVLDVGTGGGFPGIPLAILFPETRFHLIDIIAKKIKVVQGVVDALELKNVKAEQLRAENVKGDFDFIVSRAVTNMPDFVSWVKTKIKKNNKHELKNGILYLKGGDLTEELKDFPKATEYNLADFFEDEFFETKKVVHLPLKFVV
- the pruA gene encoding L-glutamate gamma-semialdehyde dehydrogenase encodes the protein MLKGFFHVPKAVNEPVKSYAPNSPERAAVLAAYKEMWNATIDVPLYIGSEEIRTGNTKTMSAPHDHQHIVGTYHLAEKSHIEGAIATALKTRTAWTKMAWEQRAGIFLKAAELIAGPYRAKINAATMIAQSKSIYQAEIDASCELIDFLRFNVEYMTQIYSEQPKSNSDMWNRVEYRALEGFVYAITPFNFTAIAGNLPASAALMGNVVVWKPAATQVYSANLLMQIFKEAGLPDGVINMVMGDSGMVTETLLASPDFAGVHFTGSTGVFNDIWAKIGTNISKYKTYPRIVGETGGKDFIIAHPSANPKQVTTGISRGAFEYQGQKCSAASRVYIPQSLWPAVKVQLETDLKSMKMGSPEDMSNFITAVISEASFDKLAKFIDQAKKDTDAEVIIGGNYDKSKGYFIEPTVILTTNPKYTTMETELFGPVVTIYVYEDAKWAETLELVDTTSEYALTGAVFSQDRYAIEEATVKLQNAAGNFYINDKPTGAVVGMQPFGGARGSGTNDKAGSMQNLLRWTSARTIKETFVTPVDYRYPFLGE
- the apaG gene encoding Co2+/Mg2+ efflux protein ApaG, with the protein product MVSQITRGIKISVLTSFEGTYFKNYKIHFAFSYQITIENHSKDSVQLISRHWEIFDSLNDIETIDGEGVIGKKPVLKPGELHTYISGCLLASPYGAMKGHFNMINFTSTRNFKVIVPSFRLCAPFALN